Proteins encoded in a region of the Populus nigra chromosome 3, ddPopNigr1.1, whole genome shotgun sequence genome:
- the LOC133688856 gene encoding peroxidase 21 produces the protein MASSNIRTHFCSSTLIFLLLPLLLQFYSGKSELQFNYYAQSCPRAEEIIKEQVIKLYNKHGNTAVSWVRNLFHDCIVKSCDASLLLETVNGIESEKASQRSFGMRNFKYVNTIKAALESECPVTVSCADIVALSARDGIVMLGGPRVEMKTGRRDSTESYGAVVEDFIPNHNDSISLVLSRFQSIGVDVEGTVALLGSHSVGRVHCVNLVHRIYPTVDPTMDPDYAEYLKGRCPTPDPDPQAVLYARNDRETPMILDNYYYKNLLGHKGLLMVDQQLTSDPLTSPYVEKMAADNGYFHDQFSRAVVVLSENNPLTGDQGEIRKDCRYVNSN, from the exons ATGGCAAGTAGTAACATCAGGACGCACTTTTGCAGCTCCACCTTGATCTTTCTTTTATTGCCCTTACTCTTGCAATTTTATTCTG GTAAAAGTGAGCTCCAATTCAATTACTACGCGCAAAGCTGCCCAAGAGCTGAAGAGATCATCAAAGAACAAGTCATTAAGCTGTACAATAAACATGGAAACACAGCTGTTTCATGGGTCAGGAATCTCTTCCATGATTGCATAGTCAAG TCATGCGATGCGTCACTCTTGCTGGAGACCGTGAATGGAATTGAATCAGAGAAAGCATCGCAAAGGAGCTTTGGAATGAGGAATTTTAAGTACGTAAACACCATAAAAGCGGCCCTAGAGAGTGAATGCCCTGTGACAGTCTCTTGTGCTGATATTGTTGCTCTTTCAGCTAGAGACGGCATTGTCATG TTAGGAGGACCGAGGGTCGAGATGAAAACAGGGCGGAGAGACAGCACGGAAAGCTATGGAGCAGTGGTCGAAGACTTCATCCCTAATCACAATGATAGCATTTCGTTGGTACTTTCCCGCTTTCAATCCATTGGCGTTGACGTTGAAGGAACAGTTGCTCTGTTAG GAAGTCACTCTGTAGGCCGAGTTCACTGCGTGAATCTAGTACACAGGATCTACCCTACAGTTGATCCAACTATGGACCCTGATTATGCTGAGTACCTTAAAGGCCGGTGTCCGACCCCAGATCCCGATCCACAGGCAGTTCTATATGCAAGAAATGATCGTGAAACACCAATGATCCTTGATAATTACTACTACAAAAACTTATTGGGCCACAAGGGACTTCTCATGGTGGATCAACAATTGACTTCTGATCCACTTACGTCTCCATACGTTGAGAAGATGGCTGCTGATAATGGCTACTTCCATGACCAATTTTCAAGGGCTGTGGTGGTGTTGTCAGAGAACAATCCACTTACTGGTGACCAAGGAGAGATAAGGAAGGATTGCCGCTATGTTAATAGCAATTAG
- the LOC133688800 gene encoding uncharacterized protein LOC133688800, which produces MAADHSYPLCLLGVMDRLWFHKIILFSEPTAAPKTLKQPQLMTTESLTCPSTSSITLATPPNEEFLSSPSVPLLEDLQISPAESPTTTPLDIDSSNEEEEEEEEDKDINQKERRMRLSLAQRSTRSHSSSPSTQKRPKYFRRSGSLTILPKSMSCRSLGELELEEVKGFMDLGFIFKKEYLSPRMMSVVPGLQRLGLYQNRQNINLRDSKEAEDHELIRKQEEDEEKGIVRPYLSESWLIKRPDSPLLNLRVPRVSVAADMKKHLKFWARTVASEIQPES; this is translated from the exons ATGGCAGCTGATCATAGCTATCCACTGTGTCTACTAGGAGTCATGGATCGTCTTTGGTTTcataaaatcattttgttctcAGAACCCACTGCTGCTCCAAAAACCCTTAAGCAACCTCAGCTCATGACAACAGAATCTCTTACATGCCCATCGACATCAAGCATCACTTTAGCAACTCCTCCTAATGAAGAATTCTTATCATCTCCTTCAGTCCCTCTTCTTGAAGACCTGCAAATCTCTCCTGCAGAGTCACCTACAACCACTCCGCTG GATATTGACTCCAGCAacgaagaggaggaggaggaggaggaggataagGATATTAACCAGAAAGAAAGGCGAATGAGATTGAGTCTTGCACAAAGAAGTACTCGTTCACATTCTTCATCACCATCAACTCAAAAACGTCCCAAATATTTTAGACGTTCAGGCTCGTTGACGATCCTGCCGAAATCCATGAGCTGCAGGAGCTTGGGAGAGTTAGAACTTGAAGAAGTTAAAGGGTTCATGGATCTTGGTTTCATATTCAAAAAAGAATACTTGAGTCCAAGAATGATGAGTGTTGTCCCTGGATTGCAAAGACTTGGACTGTACCAAAATAGACAGAACATAAATCTCAGAGACAGTAAAGAAGCTGAAGATCATGAACTAATTAGAAAACAAGAGGAGGACGAAGAGAAAGGTATTGTTAGACCATATTTATCAGAATCTTGGCTAATAAAGAGACCCGATTCACCGTTATTAAATCTAAGGGTTCCAAGAGTATCTGTAGCTGCTGACATGAAAAAACACCTGAAGTTCTGGGCCAGAACTGTTGCATCTGAAATTCAGCCAGAATCTTGA